One part of the Pelecanus crispus isolate bPelCri1 chromosome 20, bPelCri1.pri, whole genome shotgun sequence genome encodes these proteins:
- the LOC104029759 gene encoding LOW QUALITY PROTEIN: zinc finger protein RFP (The sequence of the model RefSeq protein was modified relative to this genomic sequence to represent the inferred CDS: inserted 1 base in 1 codon; substituted 1 base at 1 genomic stop codon), with product MAAAEELREEAICSICLDFFCAPVMLDCGHNFCRACISLCWARAAARSCPQCRETFPGSSLRPNRPLGNIAERLKRLGQPGGAERSRXWDAERSCKKIAXKGFNEKEQIQSQLESLQREKGELEKWERKEQRICQYYLEKVKVERQRIVPEFKQLQQYLEEQECLLLARLGELEKQIKTRLKENAAKFSKKIIYLDDLIKEKESQLSGHESLQDAGDILSRCEAAKLQQKERMNHELKEPSVCSEKAPTLEEIARKPQDALTTGTGEGMEESQEPYTKVNVTLDPDTAQPRLVLSEDQRSVMQGATQQSRLDNPERFDPWPCVLGCEGFDSGRPCWEVEVGYGSCWAVGVALESVKRKGQIDMSPVGGIWAVGRYKEKFQALTSPSPTPVLPSTVPRRVRVCLDLAGGQVMFVNVDSEAVIFTFSRAMFAGERIHPWFWVGKGSQLKLCPET from the exons ATGGCGGCAGCCGAGGAGCTCCGGGAGGAAGCGATTTGCTCCATTTGCCTGGATTTTTTCTGCGCTCCGGTGATGCTGGACTGCGGGCACAACTTCTGCCGAGCCTGCATCTCCCTGTGCTgggcccgggccgcggcccGCTCCTGCCCCCAGTGCCGGGAGACCTTCCCCGGCAGCAGCCTCCGGCCCAACCGCCCGCTGGGCAACATCGCCGAGCGGCTGAAGCGGCTGGGCCAGCCCGGGGGGGCCGAG CGCTCACGCTGATGGGATGCAGAGAGATCATGCAAAAAGATAG ACAAAGGATTTAATGAGAAA GAGCAAATACAGTCGCAGCTGGAGAGCCtccagagagagaagggagaactggagaaatgggaaaggaaggagcaACGGATCTGCCAGTATTATCTG gaaaaagtgaaggtGGAGAGGCAGAGGATTGTGCCTGAATTTAAGCAACTGCAACAGTACCTGGAGGAACAGgagtgcctgctgctggctcggctgggagagctggagaAGCAGATTAAAACAAgattgaaagaaaatgctgctaaATTCTCCAAGAAGATTATTTATCTGGATGACCTGATCAAGGAGAAGGAGAGTCAGCTGTCAGGACACGAGTCCCTGCAG GACGCTGGTGACATTTTGAGCAG GTGTGAGGCGGCAAAACTCCAGCAAAAGGAGAGGATGAACCATGAGCTGAAGGAGCCCAGTGTCTGCTCAGAAAAAGCTCCCACGCTAGAGGAGATAGCAAGAAAACCCCAAG ATGCTTTGACAACTGGCACAGGGGAGGGAATGGAGGAATCACAGGAACCGTACACAAAAG TGAACGTGACTCTGGATCCAGACACAGCTCAGCCTCGGCTTGTCTTGTCAGAAGATCAGAGAAGTGTGATGCAGGGAGCCACACAGCAGAGCCGGCTTGACAACCCAGAGCGATTTGACCCGTGGCCTTGTGTGCTGGGCTGTGAGGGATTTGACTCGGGGCGACCATGCTGGGAGGTGGAGGTGGGCTATGGGTCATGCTGGGCTGTGGGTGTGGCCCTGGAGTCTGTGAAGAGAAAGGGACAGATTGACATGAGCCCCGTCGGGGGGATCTGGGCAGTGGGGCGGTATAAGGAGAAGTTCCAGGCTCTCACTTCCCCATCTCCCACCCCTGTCCTCCCCAGCACGGTCCCCCGGAGGGTGCGGGTCTGTCTGGACCTTGCAGGGGGGCAGGTGATGTTTGTCAACGTTGACAGCGAGGCTGTGATTTTCACTTTCTCGCGAGCCATGTTTGCGGGGGAGCGAATCCACCCCTGGTTCTGGGTGGGTAAGGGGTCTCAGCTCAAACTGTGTCCTGAGACCTGA